From Streptomyces cyaneogriseus subsp. noncyanogenus, the proteins below share one genomic window:
- a CDS encoding serine hydrolase domain-containing protein, with protein MTTIYGEVAPGFEPVRAAFMENFTRHGDLGAAVCVYRNGRPVVDLWGGVADAETGRPWTRDTLQLVYSATKGATATMAHMLVERGELDLDAPVSKYWPEFAADDKADIPVRWLLSHQAGLVALDQPVPLKDALAWHPMAAALAAQRPLWTPGTAHGYHGRTWGWLVGEVIRRVSGRSPGRFFAEELAAPLGLDFFIGLPAGERDRVSRMLYQRPDVDLTTLPTESVPEELREQVAAWRDPNSFSNRAYAVTDPPEIDFDSPEVQAAELPASNGIGTARALARMYAALIGEVDGVRLLSPDALASATEEHASGKDQVMLIPSRFSAGYMLPTNSNPMIGPSSFGHTGRGGSLAFADPEHGVAFAYAMNRVIGGGDDVRAASLVAAVRESLL; from the coding sequence ATGACGACGATCTACGGCGAGGTGGCACCCGGGTTCGAGCCGGTGCGGGCGGCGTTCATGGAGAACTTCACCCGGCACGGGGACCTCGGCGCGGCGGTGTGCGTGTACCGGAACGGCCGCCCGGTGGTGGACCTGTGGGGTGGCGTGGCCGACGCCGAAACCGGTCGTCCCTGGACGAGGGACACGCTGCAACTGGTCTACTCGGCGACCAAAGGCGCGACCGCGACCATGGCGCACATGCTGGTCGAGCGCGGAGAGCTCGACCTGGACGCGCCCGTCTCGAAGTACTGGCCGGAGTTCGCCGCGGACGACAAGGCGGACATCCCGGTGCGCTGGCTCCTGTCCCACCAGGCCGGCCTGGTCGCGCTGGATCAGCCGGTGCCGTTGAAGGATGCGCTGGCCTGGCACCCGATGGCGGCGGCACTGGCCGCTCAACGCCCCCTCTGGACTCCGGGCACAGCACATGGCTACCACGGCCGGACCTGGGGCTGGCTGGTCGGCGAGGTGATCCGACGGGTGTCCGGCCGCTCCCCTGGCCGCTTCTTCGCCGAGGAACTCGCGGCCCCACTGGGCTTGGACTTCTTCATCGGCCTGCCCGCCGGCGAACGCGACCGAGTCAGCCGCATGCTGTATCAGCGACCGGACGTCGACCTCACCACCCTGCCCACCGAGTCGGTTCCCGAGGAACTCCGGGAGCAGGTCGCCGCTTGGCGCGACCCGAACTCATTCAGCAACAGGGCGTACGCCGTCACCGACCCGCCCGAGATCGACTTCGACTCACCGGAGGTGCAGGCCGCGGAGCTCCCGGCCTCCAACGGCATCGGCACCGCACGCGCTCTTGCCCGCATGTATGCCGCGCTGATCGGCGAGGTGGACGGCGTGCGCCTGCTCTCCCCGGACGCCCTGGCGTCGGCGACCGAGGAGCATGCCAGCGGGAAGGACCAGGTCATGCTGATTCCCAGCCGCTTCAGCGCCGGGTACATGCTGCCCACCAACAGCAACCCGATGATCGGGCCGAGCTCTTTCGGTCACACTGGCCGAGGGGGGTCACTCGCCTTCGCCGACCCGGAGCACGGGGTTGCATTCGCCTACGCGATGAACCGCGTCATCGGAGGCGGCGACGATGTGCGTGCCGCTTCGCTGGTCGCTGCGGTACGAGAGTCACTGCTGTAG
- a CDS encoding ATP-binding protein has product MPTLVHRFVLAGIESEVPPARREIADKVRAWGVPLDEETADAIRLVASELITNAVVHGAGPITVTLFNRPGRLLIDVLDGDPSVPRTGCAQANDENGRGLALVRLFSARCVWEPAGAGKRV; this is encoded by the coding sequence ATGCCCACGCTCGTCCATCGGTTCGTCCTCGCGGGTATCGAATCCGAGGTGCCCCCGGCTCGGCGCGAGATCGCCGACAAGGTGCGCGCATGGGGTGTGCCGCTGGACGAGGAGACCGCCGACGCCATCCGACTCGTCGCCTCGGAGCTCATCACCAACGCCGTGGTCCACGGGGCGGGGCCGATCACCGTCACCCTGTTCAACCGGCCCGGTCGCTTGCTGATCGATGTTCTTGACGGCGACCCGTCGGTCCCGCGGACCGGGTGTGCCCAAGCGAACGACGAGAACGGGCGCGGCTTGGCGTTGGTCCGACTGTTCTCGGCGCGCTGTGTCTGGGAGCCCGCCGGCGCCGGTAAGCGGGTATAG
- a CDS encoding AAA family ATPase has protein sequence MNWLPYYRGDGLRREVEIAPPPPWRTFPRKSQHAQYRPPAGMTDAVNAALHLRRPLLITGPAGSGKSTVIDQVAHELGLGDVLRWHITSRSTLGEALYRYDALGRIHAQNVGNLRGGDESRQDDIAPFLQLGPLGTALLPTDRPRALLIDEIDKSDPDLPSDLLDVLESGEYEIPELVRYREPKVRVRLWASRDTHEIDRGSVKCTEFPFIVLTSNGDRDFPPAFLRRCIRFTMPRLGADALTDIVSAHLGEASDARAAELIGQFAARISQGEHLAVDQLLNAIALLTAPDGPDGAQAEQLRTLLLRELARD, from the coding sequence GTGAACTGGTTGCCCTACTACCGAGGCGACGGCCTGCGCCGCGAGGTGGAGATCGCCCCGCCACCGCCGTGGCGGACCTTCCCCCGCAAGTCCCAGCACGCGCAGTACCGTCCGCCCGCCGGCATGACGGACGCGGTCAACGCCGCCCTGCACCTGCGCCGCCCCCTCCTGATCACGGGTCCGGCCGGTTCGGGCAAGTCCACCGTCATCGACCAGGTCGCCCACGAGCTGGGCCTCGGTGACGTGCTGCGCTGGCACATCACCTCGCGCAGCACCCTCGGCGAGGCCCTCTACCGCTATGACGCCCTGGGCCGCATCCACGCCCAGAACGTGGGGAACCTCCGCGGCGGCGACGAGTCCCGGCAGGACGACATCGCCCCCTTCCTGCAGCTCGGCCCCCTGGGCACGGCCCTCCTGCCCACCGACCGCCCCCGTGCGCTGCTCATCGACGAGATCGACAAGAGCGACCCGGACCTGCCCAGCGACCTCCTGGACGTGCTGGAGAGCGGCGAGTACGAGATCCCGGAACTCGTGCGCTACCGGGAGCCGAAGGTGAGGGTGCGCCTGTGGGCGAGCCGGGACACCCACGAGATCGACCGCGGTTCGGTGAAGTGCACGGAGTTCCCGTTCATCGTCCTCACCAGCAACGGCGACCGGGACTTCCCGCCCGCGTTCCTGCGGCGCTGCATCCGCTTCACCATGCCCCGGCTGGGCGCCGACGCGCTCACCGACATCGTGAGCGCCCACCTGGGCGAGGCGTCCGACGCCCGGGCCGCCGAGCTGATCGGTCAGTTCGCCGCGCGCATCAGCCAGGGCGAGCACCTGGCCGTGGACCAGCTCCTCAACGCCATCGCGCTGCTGACCGCGCCGGACGGGCCCGACGGCGCCCAGGCGGAACAGCTGCGCACCCTGCTGCTGCGAGAACTGGCCCGTGACTGA
- a CDS encoding metallophosphoesterase, with protein sequence MRARYGVPLGITAVGAAGLLYAAGFEARSFRLRRVTVPVLPSGMRPLRVLQISDIHMVGGQRKKQRWLRSLAGLRPDFVINTGDNLSDTEGVPEVLDALGPLMEFPGAYVFGSNDYYGPKLRNPARYLVEKIQGRHGLNGNPPAVGAIHNPWEDLRDGFDAAGWLNLTNTRGTLKIEGVSVELTGLDDPHIKRDRYAEVAGGPSGTADFSMGVVHAPYLRVLDSFTADGYPLILAGHTHGGQLCIPFYGALVTNCDLDTDRVKGLSTHTAEDRTAYLHVSAGCGTNRYTPVRFACPPEATLLTLVGRE encoded by the coding sequence ATGCGCGCGCGATACGGAGTACCCCTGGGAATCACGGCGGTTGGCGCCGCCGGACTGTTGTACGCGGCGGGCTTCGAGGCCCGCTCCTTCCGTCTCCGGCGAGTGACGGTCCCCGTCCTGCCGTCCGGGATGCGCCCCCTGCGCGTGTTGCAGATCTCCGACATCCACATGGTCGGCGGCCAGCGCAAGAAGCAACGCTGGCTGCGCTCGCTGGCGGGCCTGCGCCCCGACTTCGTGATCAACACGGGTGACAACCTGTCCGACACGGAGGGCGTCCCGGAGGTCCTGGACGCGCTCGGCCCGCTGATGGAGTTCCCCGGGGCGTACGTCTTCGGCTCCAACGACTACTACGGGCCCAAGCTGCGCAACCCCGCCCGCTACCTGGTCGAGAAGATCCAGGGCCGCCACGGTCTGAACGGCAACCCGCCCGCCGTGGGAGCGATCCACAACCCGTGGGAGGACCTCCGCGACGGCTTCGACGCGGCGGGCTGGCTCAACCTGACGAACACCCGCGGCACCCTGAAGATCGAGGGCGTGTCGGTCGAGCTGACGGGACTGGACGACCCGCACATCAAGCGGGACCGGTACGCGGAGGTCGCGGGCGGCCCGTCCGGCACGGCGGACTTCTCGATGGGCGTGGTCCACGCCCCCTACCTGCGCGTCCTGGACTCCTTCACCGCGGACGGCTACCCCCTGATCCTCGCCGGCCACACCCACGGCGGCCAGCTCTGCATCCCCTTCTACGGCGCCCTGGTCACCAACTGCGACCTGGACACCGACCGAGTGAAGGGCCTGTCCACCCACACGGCCGAGGACCGTACGGCCTACCTCCACGTCTCGGCCGGCTGCGGCACGAACCGCTACACCCCGGTCCGCTTCGCCTGCCCCCCGGAGGCGACACTGCTGACGCTGGTGGGGCGGGAGTAA
- a CDS encoding aldo/keto reductase, with protein sequence MRGPDPRVVLGLHRSRHERRLLTGALDLGVTALDTSTNYLRFRSHQVLARKAADLLPKFTVSTKVGYFPGSDGAEHSLDPTRLNSAVEEAANDLGREPDLVFLHNPEHSLRKTVPHAKDLLAAACFALDDAKEKGLCGAWGIASWDPSPVLSLVDLTVPRPSVLMVRAGLLVGARTLDAAETLIHAWNLGCGEVWGMSPFGGSTSASVWDRLDSRLFLQDSGRLSRVQAAFRAAYHLPRVGSIAVGTDEPTHLGELVGALAAEVEERTVQEYRKLLRDRSRDHCA encoded by the coding sequence GTGCGCGGTCCTGACCCCCGAGTTGTCCTCGGGCTACACCGGTCTCGTCACGAACGCCGGCTCCTGACCGGGGCGCTGGACCTGGGCGTCACCGCGCTCGACACCAGCACCAACTACCTCCGCTTCCGTTCGCACCAAGTCCTGGCTCGGAAAGCCGCTGACCTGCTGCCGAAGTTCACGGTCTCCACGAAGGTCGGCTACTTCCCGGGGTCCGACGGGGCGGAGCACTCCCTGGATCCCACGCGGCTGAACTCGGCCGTGGAGGAGGCGGCCAATGATCTGGGGCGGGAGCCGGACCTGGTGTTCCTGCACAACCCGGAACACTCGCTCCGGAAAACTGTCCCGCACGCCAAGGATCTGCTTGCAGCGGCGTGCTTCGCCCTGGATGACGCCAAAGAGAAGGGACTGTGCGGCGCCTGGGGGATCGCGTCGTGGGATCCGTCACCGGTACTGAGCCTGGTCGACCTGACCGTGCCGAGGCCGTCGGTTCTCATGGTGCGCGCCGGTTTGCTGGTCGGCGCCAGAACGCTGGACGCGGCCGAGACCCTCATCCATGCGTGGAATCTGGGGTGCGGCGAGGTCTGGGGGATGAGCCCCTTTGGGGGCAGCACCAGTGCCTCGGTGTGGGACAGGTTGGACTCGCGCCTTTTCCTCCAGGACAGCGGTCGGCTCTCCCGCGTCCAGGCAGCATTCAGAGCTGCTTACCACCTCCCGCGGGTCGGCTCCATCGCCGTGGGCACCGACGAGCCGACCCACCTGGGGGAACTCGTCGGAGCCCTGGCAGCCGAGGTGGAGGAGCGGACCGTCCAGGAGTACCGGAAGCTCCTCCGCGACCGCTCGCGTGATCACTGCGCTTGA
- a CDS encoding Pr6Pr family membrane protein, translating to MTAPIPRDIPDLPAVPGMPKLLSSPVPAAAVVAPARRPLAAAFRLLTALLAVTGGTIACLQGDPSRALSHFTVQSNILLALALALAARRAWTARRPLPAALTGATLLYVLVAGLVHHLLPADAAGPSSLTGGATTGWSSAADHILHTATPIAAALDWLLLTTPGHLRLRQAVPWLLYPLAYLAFSLAHNEIFATGTAARPLYPFLDTARHGYRSVLGNALLLGLATYALAVLLVALDHLRPTPSPRRPKTGFRLQPPVG from the coding sequence ATGACCGCCCCCATACCCAGGGACATCCCGGACCTGCCCGCCGTCCCGGGCATGCCCAAGCTGCTGTCCTCCCCCGTGCCCGCCGCGGCCGTCGTAGCCCCGGCACGGCGCCCGCTCGCGGCGGCCTTCCGCCTGCTGACCGCCCTCCTGGCCGTCACCGGCGGGACGATCGCGTGCCTCCAGGGCGACCCGTCTCGCGCGCTGAGCCACTTCACGGTCCAGAGCAACATCCTGCTGGCCCTGGCCCTCGCCCTGGCGGCCCGCCGCGCCTGGACCGCCCGCCGCCCCCTGCCCGCCGCCCTGACCGGCGCCACACTGCTGTACGTCCTCGTCGCCGGCCTGGTGCACCACCTGCTGCCGGCCGACGCGGCGGGCCCTTCCTCCCTGACGGGCGGAGCGACCACCGGCTGGTCGTCCGCGGCGGACCACATCCTGCACACGGCCACCCCGATCGCCGCCGCCCTGGACTGGCTCCTCCTGACCACCCCCGGCCACCTGCGCCTCCGCCAGGCCGTCCCCTGGCTCCTCTACCCCCTGGCCTACCTGGCCTTTTCCCTGGCCCACAACGAGATCTTCGCCACCGGCACGGCGGCCCGCCCCCTCTACCCCTTCCTCGACACCGCCCGGCACGGCTACCGGAGCGTCCTGGGGAACGCCCTCCTCCTGGGCCTGGCCACATACGCCCTGGCCGTCCTCCTGGTGGCCCTCGACCACCTCCGCCCGACCCCGTCCCCCCGCCGCCCCAAAACCGGATTTCGTCTCCAGCCACCAGTGGGCTAA
- a CDS encoding JmjC domain-containing protein, translating to MEHRLINAIETALGWSGAEELGKGFARGGLEDPALLSRLLTPSRLLDMAMRRSLNRPQFRCFQKGVEVHPAVYYTDSVSPRGQSIPMVNMRSLGNLLREGATLILDQANVFDPTMEVACRALQWWSHERVQVNAYLTTNDAAGFPLHWDDHDVVIVQLAGEKEWEVRAASRKVPMYRDSDPNTIPSDEIIWSGVMRTGDVMHIPRGHWHQATRTGSGSGKSLHVTFGITQRTGASWLAWLADWSREHEIFRHDLDRWHVPDSAALTEAATALLGERSPAAYLAAYEQETTLPRHVPFLDILGPLDAVVCTTHFPPRMRESGETVDVLASGKRLTLAAKALPALRLLLSGEPVVLEQAAAVVGAEVVEVAEILVKEELCAVLTPELSSGYTGLVTNAGS from the coding sequence ATGGAACATCGGTTGATCAACGCGATCGAGACGGCACTCGGGTGGAGCGGGGCCGAGGAGTTGGGCAAGGGTTTCGCGCGGGGCGGTCTGGAGGACCCCGCGCTCCTCTCCCGCCTCCTGACCCCCAGCCGGCTGCTCGACATGGCCATGCGCAGGAGCCTGAACCGCCCGCAGTTCCGGTGCTTCCAGAAGGGTGTGGAGGTGCACCCGGCCGTCTACTACACCGACAGCGTCAGCCCCCGGGGCCAGAGCATCCCCATGGTCAACATGCGAAGCCTCGGAAACCTCCTGCGAGAAGGCGCGACGCTCATCCTCGACCAGGCCAACGTCTTCGACCCGACGATGGAGGTCGCGTGCCGGGCGTTGCAGTGGTGGTCCCATGAGCGCGTACAGGTCAACGCATACCTGACGACGAACGACGCCGCCGGCTTCCCCCTGCACTGGGACGACCACGACGTCGTGATCGTGCAGCTTGCTGGCGAGAAGGAGTGGGAGGTGCGCGCGGCGTCCCGCAAGGTCCCCATGTACCGGGACTCCGACCCCAACACCATCCCGAGCGACGAAATCATCTGGTCCGGCGTGATGCGGACCGGTGACGTCATGCACATCCCCCGAGGCCACTGGCACCAGGCGACCAGGACCGGCAGTGGCTCGGGGAAGAGCCTCCACGTCACGTTCGGCATCACCCAACGCACCGGCGCAAGCTGGCTCGCCTGGCTTGCCGACTGGAGCCGCGAGCACGAGATCTTCAGGCACGATCTGGACCGCTGGCACGTTCCCGACAGCGCGGCTCTGACCGAGGCCGCCACGGCACTGCTCGGCGAGCGCTCCCCGGCCGCCTACCTGGCCGCGTACGAGCAGGAGACGACCCTGCCCAGGCATGTGCCGTTCCTCGACATCCTCGGGCCGCTCGACGCCGTCGTGTGCACCACCCACTTCCCTCCCCGGATGCGGGAGAGCGGGGAGACCGTCGATGTCCTGGCCTCGGGGAAGAGGCTGACCCTCGCGGCCAAGGCCCTGCCTGCGCTGCGTCTGCTGTTGAGCGGCGAGCCGGTCGTCCTGGAACAGGCCGCGGCCGTCGTAGGGGCCGAAGTGGTGGAGGTCGCCGAGATCCTGGTGAAGGAGGAGCTGTGCGCGGTCCTGACCCCCGAGTTGTCCTCGGGCTACACCGGTCTCGTCACGAACGCCGGCTCCTGA
- a CDS encoding SAV_2336 N-terminal domain-related protein: MTDVLPRLLAAVRAHVGDADPTLLADAAWLAASRAAATDAEEAPGPEAFGEPEPDRPAAGPRTDVAGAPASPPAARPAPVSVRRPDGTTPVRGVPLSVQRPAPLPEALALARALRPFRRPWPGGTRTRLDLDATIDHYARSGTLVPVFSRAPERWFEVILVVDTSVTMALWEDLAQALSRLMEGLGAFRAVHTWRLTWRDLEPRLHDHRGHTVPPHRAAQHSGSPRGRRLILVLTDCAAPGWRRDEPWHMLRAWGRSAPLALVDPLPRRLWHRSALDHPPCRAVGPYPAAPTAALRPADRASTGPLGGGQVLPTLTPTPHSLRAWAHTVMRADAEGCEAVFVPRGGRPRRQRDGTDAPSPAAMADAFVRTAPPAAVRLAVLASTLTSFTVPMLKVLRERALPETRLSDLAEVLSSGLLTVSRETGHEPVLSFTPTAQERLHRELTRRDARLVHQAMSAHLADHPHAPHGIQAVLHTPEAASRLPADLQPFAEAGTAALRMLGLHTASRPTTDGPPPAPTAARAGADAPGEAPVTTGTPGQAPSGMPAPGDPAASLPATRPTAGELVFAGSRTERRGFLRRLQDLFRVGRVTDGAPEPSERDIVLELARGGLEHLIHQMLDPGPSWSRLWPDDPRQVGPYRLYARYLGGWSRVVMFLGLDTEGGTVTVRVPLSTGREVAESLIRTEAEALTRLAGAHAPRLLGHSVEDSPPWIAAECAHRREEGGPRPRPAPNLRLLLEERGALGEAALLRLGRDLAEALRHAHGAGLVHGSLAPHCVLLPDRGVQLVGWMTASVDGVPSPLRDAFRRDVDFEAREAQGSLGVTMASDVYAVGAILFTAATGQWAGRLSSGTPRDAWERAGMDGTLGDVLSGCLDPDPAGRPTAAELAGAFADRAGRPRPRVRRERGPVPAQDAPAWDPVPPERDRRWFPRRDTFTLGGRVTDCHLYEGDGTRAIPERNVLVHHLAEHVELPPEVRGWRAEIEAEEARKAAAGEPHRWNSPRFALEGITVARTADQGEPVVHLKLRDADYYDFLAASLNLDRPRPGDGLTLRRLHLENRDPVHAPAFLSSSFGVIVAVETGADGKMLFARSSPYVAGHPRRWNASVSEGLSGAHDLPGDGSPISFHATARRALREELGVTAEDRVELELLAFGLDLRLHQWAAFFRAVLPDLGEEDLRRRWARGVEDKWEHDSHAFVPAEPDSVLDFILERPERAWAPCAPALFYLALVRGAVVRRGGDPAGRLDVEAAERRARRRHGEAGPAE; encoded by the coding sequence GTGACTGACGTCTTGCCGCGCCTTCTCGCCGCCGTGCGGGCCCACGTCGGCGACGCGGACCCGACCCTGCTCGCCGACGCCGCCTGGCTGGCCGCGAGCCGCGCCGCGGCCACCGACGCCGAGGAAGCGCCCGGTCCCGAGGCGTTCGGCGAGCCGGAGCCGGACCGCCCCGCCGCCGGCCCGCGGACCGACGTCGCCGGTGCCCCCGCGTCGCCGCCGGCCGCGCGCCCCGCGCCCGTGTCCGTCCGGCGCCCCGACGGCACCACGCCCGTGCGGGGCGTACCGCTCTCCGTGCAGCGCCCCGCCCCTCTCCCCGAGGCGCTGGCCCTCGCCCGGGCGCTCCGGCCGTTCCGCAGGCCCTGGCCGGGCGGCACCCGCACCCGGCTCGACCTCGACGCGACCATCGACCACTACGCCCGCAGCGGCACCCTGGTACCCGTCTTCAGCCGGGCCCCCGAGCGGTGGTTCGAGGTCATCCTCGTCGTGGACACCTCCGTGACCATGGCCCTGTGGGAGGACCTGGCGCAGGCGCTGAGCCGCCTCATGGAGGGCCTGGGCGCCTTCCGCGCCGTCCACACCTGGCGCCTCACCTGGCGGGACCTGGAGCCCCGGCTCCACGATCACCGGGGGCACACGGTCCCCCCGCACCGGGCGGCGCAGCACAGCGGAAGCCCCAGGGGCAGGCGGCTGATCCTGGTGCTCACCGACTGCGCGGCTCCCGGCTGGCGGCGGGACGAGCCGTGGCACATGCTCCGCGCCTGGGGGCGCTCCGCTCCCCTCGCCCTCGTCGATCCCCTCCCCCGGCGCCTGTGGCACCGTTCCGCCCTGGACCACCCGCCCTGCCGGGCCGTGGGGCCCTATCCCGCCGCCCCCACCGCCGCGCTGCGCCCCGCCGACCGTGCGTCCACCGGGCCACTCGGAGGCGGGCAGGTCTTACCGACGCTGACACCCACCCCGCACTCCCTGCGCGCCTGGGCGCACACCGTGATGCGAGCGGACGCGGAGGGGTGCGAGGCGGTCTTCGTGCCGCGCGGGGGCCGTCCGCGCCGGCAGCGGGACGGCACCGACGCGCCCTCCCCCGCGGCGATGGCCGACGCCTTCGTCCGTACGGCGCCACCGGCCGCGGTCCGGCTGGCCGTCCTGGCGTCGACGCTGACCAGCTTCACGGTCCCGATGCTCAAAGTGCTGCGCGAGCGGGCCCTGCCGGAGACCCGCCTTTCCGACCTCGCCGAAGTGCTCAGCAGCGGACTCCTCACCGTTTCACGTGAAACAGGCCATGAACCCGTGCTGAGCTTCACCCCCACTGCCCAGGAGCGGCTGCACCGGGAGCTGACCCGCCGCGACGCCCGGCTCGTCCATCAGGCGATGAGCGCGCACCTCGCCGACCATCCCCACGCACCGCACGGCATCCAGGCCGTCCTGCACACCCCGGAGGCGGCGAGCAGGCTGCCCGCCGACCTCCAGCCCTTCGCGGAGGCCGGTACGGCCGCGCTGCGCATGCTGGGCCTGCACACCGCGTCCCGTCCCACGACGGATGGGCCCCCGCCCGCGCCGACGGCCGCGCGGGCGGGGGCCGACGCACCGGGAGAAGCCCCGGTCACAACGGGCACGCCGGGCCAGGCCCCGTCCGGAATGCCCGCGCCGGGCGACCCGGCGGCCAGCCTCCCCGCCACGCGGCCGACGGCGGGTGAGCTGGTCTTCGCCGGGTCACGCACCGAGCGCCGGGGATTCCTCCGCCGTCTTCAGGACCTCTTCCGGGTGGGGCGCGTGACGGACGGCGCCCCGGAGCCGTCCGAGCGCGACATCGTCCTGGAGCTGGCACGCGGCGGACTGGAGCATCTCATCCACCAGATGCTCGACCCCGGGCCGTCCTGGTCGCGCCTGTGGCCGGACGACCCGCGCCAGGTCGGGCCGTACCGGTTGTACGCCCGCTACCTCGGCGGATGGTCGCGCGTGGTGATGTTCCTGGGGCTCGACACCGAGGGCGGGACCGTGACGGTACGGGTACCGCTCAGCACGGGCCGGGAGGTCGCCGAGTCGCTGATCCGCACCGAGGCGGAGGCGCTGACCCGGCTGGCGGGCGCGCACGCCCCCAGGCTGCTGGGCCACAGCGTCGAGGACTCCCCGCCCTGGATCGCGGCGGAGTGCGCCCACCGCCGGGAGGAGGGCGGCCCGCGGCCCCGCCCCGCGCCGAACCTCCGCCTCCTCCTGGAGGAGCGGGGGGCGCTGGGGGAGGCCGCGCTGCTGCGTCTGGGGCGGGACCTGGCCGAGGCGCTGCGCCACGCCCACGGCGCCGGGCTGGTCCATGGCTCGCTGGCACCCCACTGTGTCCTGCTCCCCGACCGGGGCGTTCAGCTCGTCGGCTGGATGACGGCCTCCGTGGACGGCGTGCCCAGCCCGCTGCGGGACGCGTTCCGCCGGGATGTCGATTTCGAGGCCCGCGAGGCGCAGGGAAGCCTCGGTGTCACCATGGCGAGCGACGTGTACGCGGTGGGGGCGATCCTCTTCACCGCCGCGACCGGGCAGTGGGCGGGCCGGCTGTCCTCCGGTACGCCGCGCGACGCCTGGGAGCGAGCGGGCATGGACGGAACGCTCGGTGACGTCCTCAGCGGCTGCCTGGACCCGGATCCGGCGGGCCGGCCCACGGCCGCCGAGCTCGCCGGGGCGTTCGCCGACCGGGCCGGCCGTCCCAGGCCCCGGGTCCGGCGCGAGAGGGGGCCCGTCCCCGCTCAGGACGCTCCGGCGTGGGATCCGGTCCCGCCCGAACGGGACCGCCGGTGGTTTCCCCGACGGGACACGTTCACGCTGGGCGGCCGTGTCACCGACTGCCATCTCTACGAGGGCGACGGCACCCGGGCCATCCCCGAGCGGAACGTCCTCGTGCACCACCTGGCCGAACACGTCGAACTGCCCCCCGAGGTCCGGGGATGGCGTGCGGAGATCGAGGCGGAGGAGGCGCGCAAGGCGGCGGCGGGCGAGCCGCACCGCTGGAACAGCCCCCGGTTCGCCCTGGAGGGCATCACCGTCGCCCGCACCGCCGACCAGGGCGAGCCGGTCGTCCATCTGAAACTGCGGGACGCGGACTACTACGACTTCCTGGCCGCCTCGCTCAACCTCGACCGCCCTCGCCCGGGCGACGGCCTCACGCTCCGCCGCCTCCATCTGGAGAACAGGGACCCGGTGCACGCCCCCGCGTTCCTCTCCAGCAGCTTCGGAGTGATCGTGGCGGTGGAGACCGGGGCCGACGGCAAGATGCTCTTCGCCCGGAGCAGCCCCTACGTGGCGGGGCATCCCCGGAGGTGGAACGCGTCCGTCAGCGAGGGCCTGTCGGGGGCCCACGACCTTCCCGGGGACGGCTCGCCGATCAGTTTCCACGCGACGGCGCGCCGGGCGCTGCGGGAGGAGCTGGGGGTCACCGCGGAGGACCGGGTGGAGCTCGAACTCCTCGCCTTCGGGCTGGATCTCCGCCTCCACCAGTGGGCGGCGTTCTTCCGGGCGGTCCTGCCCGACCTGGGCGAGGAGGACCTGCGCAGGCGCTGGGCCCGGGGGGTGGAGGACAAGTGGGAGCACGACAGCCACGCCTTCGTACCGGCCGAACCGGACTCCGTCCTCGACTTCATCCTGGAGCGGCCGGAGAGGGCGTGGGCACCGTGCGCCCCGGCGCTGTTCTACCTGGCGCTGGTGCGGGGCGCGGTGGTCCGCCGCGGCGGGGACCCCGCGGGCCGGCTCGACGTGGAGGCCGCCGAGCGCCGGGCGCGCCGGCGCCACGGGGAGGCCGGTCCGGCCGAATAG